In one Capricornis sumatraensis isolate serow.1 chromosome 1, serow.2, whole genome shotgun sequence genomic region, the following are encoded:
- the CEBPZOS gene encoding protein CEBPZOS isoform X3 — MSRSMGPLAKKIFKGVLVAELMGVFGAYFLFNKMNTSQDFRHTMSKKFPFILEVYYKSIEHSGMYGIREQDQEKWLSNKN; from the exons ATGTCCCGTTCTATGGGTCCACTGGCAAAGAAGATCTTTAAAGGAGTATTAGTAGCTGAACTTATGGGCGTTTTTGGAGcatattttttgtttaataaGATGAACACAAGCCAAG attTCAGGCATACAATGAGCAAAAAATTCCCCTTCATCTTAGaag tttattacaaatcCATTGAACACTCTGGAATGTATGGAATCAGAGAGCAAGATCAAGAAAAATGGCtgagcaataaaaattaa
- the CEBPZOS gene encoding protein CEBPZOS isoform X2 gives MRSPWSPHLRMSRSMGPLAKKIFKGVLVAELMGVFGAYFLFNKMNTSQDFRHTMSKKFPFILEVYYKSIEHSGMYGIREQDQEKWLSNKN, from the exons ATGCGCAGCCCCTGGAGTCCGCACCTCAG GATGTCCCGTTCTATGGGTCCACTGGCAAAGAAGATCTTTAAAGGAGTATTAGTAGCTGAACTTATGGGCGTTTTTGGAGcatattttttgtttaataaGATGAACACAAGCCAAG attTCAGGCATACAATGAGCAAAAAATTCCCCTTCATCTTAGaag tttattacaaatcCATTGAACACTCTGGAATGTATGGAATCAGAGAGCAAGATCAAGAAAAATGGCtgagcaataaaaattaa
- the CEBPZOS gene encoding protein CEBPZOS isoform X1: MSSSTHRKIFLPTPSLPLSYVMSRSMGPLAKKIFKGVLVAELMGVFGAYFLFNKMNTSQDFRHTMSKKFPFILEVYYKSIEHSGMYGIREQDQEKWLSNKN; this comes from the exons ATGTCTAGCAGTACACACAGGAAAATCTTCCTTCCTACTCCCTCACTGCCTCTCAGTTATGT GATGTCCCGTTCTATGGGTCCACTGGCAAAGAAGATCTTTAAAGGAGTATTAGTAGCTGAACTTATGGGCGTTTTTGGAGcatattttttgtttaataaGATGAACACAAGCCAAG attTCAGGCATACAATGAGCAAAAAATTCCCCTTCATCTTAGaag tttattacaaatcCATTGAACACTCTGGAATGTATGGAATCAGAGAGCAAGATCAAGAAAAATGGCtgagcaataaaaattaa